In a single window of the Danio aesculapii chromosome 20, fDanAes4.1, whole genome shotgun sequence genome:
- the LOC130247390 gene encoding adhesion G protein-coupled receptor F4, translated as MAIGGKTLKFLFGAMIAVLLIYECAAEALNFSEISVDLQFSDGPAHHIRRRSTGMLLKYGSGIDVSVFDFAMVNNITSIPLPYALSSINILEVDMTTVIGMSLKMSQTFDTNLADPNNPTFKDLSGKLESSIDSSYSTYLKGYISKSVKVNAFRPGSVLADYTISATSNNLDFSTANADLSSSLQAQGIILPADAFAQSDQKDFTMGQVYPLQKLDLKCTQPDFVKGQITWRVNNKDPALDNTTYSLSSDNSTLTVKNITETDSGQYSCFIERTTIPYIQWQNIVIKQRPTINVGNDYRLLPCDGSSFLLKCSVDAGYNIEWVQGETVQDSENGPDGITLNYTTPSENCTEETFTCRLKGLPQLLAYSYSQSRVTVKNTDQSYDCLNEELGIGNITNESIGFCPTGTKGIIIYRCDLNGWTAIEENCILAVISDLLSLIQTLQVEQIQDFMANLSFAAEQNTIIITQSAAIVRAIVDILFKIADLVQAIFIGQPVMKISCFSFNFPEFPKIVDIALSNEAIETWKKLNNGNTTANTNIRLLNAIENISERLINMFQINQTYIQLIRTLVSNSFSVTSILPNSTTEIVIPQLPEMTTATILIFTTLDKILPTRKISNYNSSRESDQLINGDVVVVKVDKQVNNISFAFGITNQSLGNPQCVFWNFHLDAWDSTGCEVKQVGNDSGIITCECNHTTSFSILMSPFDIDRLVLAYITYIGVSISMASLILCLIIEAIVWKSVTSTRGVRNDTSYIRHVSLVNIAMSLLIANICFFIEAAISDEDMPTHADRCSPVVFFMHFFYLALFFWMLISGMLLLYMIVMVFFHLSIIIMMIIAFTVGYGAPLLIAAITVASTAGAQNYVSKQACWLNWDESRALLAFVIPALTIVAINLVVLVVVLYKMLRRGVVGATQTDEKRTFFVVVRCVAFLTPLFGLTWGFGIGTMVSRKLGVHVVFTLLNSFQGLFVLLFGTILDSKVRESLRGKLLLEKITSRFTKSTSEGASSSARQETPQRNVNNVPDSHNSSRLASVGTNGSYSDVDTQL; from the exons ATGGCTATTGGAG GGAAAACATTGAAATTCCTATTCGGAGCCATGATTGCTGTCCTGCTGATCTATGAATGTGCTGCAGAAGCTCTCAATTTTTCAGAAATAAGTGTGGATTTACAG TTTAGCGATGGCCCAGCACATCATATAAGACGAAGAAGCACAG GAATGCTGTTGAAGTATGGTAGTGGAATTGATGTCAGTGTATTTGACTTTGCCATGGTGAACAACATCACATCAATCCCATTGCCTTATGCTCTGAGCAGCATAAATATCCTTGAAGTTGACATGACTACAG ttattgGAATGTCATTGAAAATGTCTCAGACTTTTGACACAAATCTTGCTGACCCTAATAACCCGACTTTCAAAGATTTATCTGGAAAGCTTGAATCATCT ATTGACTCAAGTTattctacttatttaaaaggCTACATTAGTAAGTCTGTGAAGGTTAATGCCTTCAG GCCTGGTAGTGTATTGGCAGACTACACAATAAGTGCAACATCCAACAACCTTGATTTTTCAACAGCAAACGCAGATCTTTCCAGCTCACTACAGGCACAAGGAATAATTTTACCTGCAGATGCTTTTGCTCAAAGTG aTCAAAAGGACTTTACAATGGGTCAAGTTTATCCTCTGCAAAAGCTGGACCTGAAATGTACACAGCCGGACTTTGTAAAAGGGCAAATAACATGGAGAGTGAATAACAAAGACCCTGCACTTGACAACACAACTTACTCACTTTCAAGCGACAACAGCACTCTCACAGTGAAAAACATTACTGAAACTGACAGTG GTCAGTATTCATGCTTCATAGAACGGACCACAATACCATACATTCAGTGGCAAAACATTGTTATTAAACAACGTCCCACCATAAATGTGGGTAATGATTACCGTCTTCTACCATGTGATGGAAGCAGTTTCCTACTGAAATGTTCTGTTGATGCTGGCTACAATATTGAGTGGGTCCAGGGTGAAACAGTACAAGATTCAG AGAATGGACCTGATGGCATCACATTAAACTACACTACTCCAAGTGAAAATTGTACAGAGGAAACCTTTACATGTCGCCTCAAGGGTCTGCCGCAACTCCTTGCATACAGTTATAGCCAGAGCAGAGTAACAGTGAAGAATACTGATCAAT CATATGACTGTCTGAATGAAGAACTTGGAATTGGAAATATAACCAATGAGAGCATTGGATTCTGTCCAACTGGCACAAAAGGCATCATAATTTATAGATGTGATTTAAATGGCTGGACAGCAATAGAGGAAAACTGTATACTTGCTGTTATCAGTGATTTACTTAGCCTAATTCAG ACCTTGCAAGTGGAACAGATTCAAGATTTCATGGCTAACCTCAGTTTCGCAGCAGAGCAGAATACTATTATTATAACTCAGTCTGCAGCTATTGTCCGAGCAATTGTGGATATACTCTTTAAAATTGCCGATCTGGTACAAGCAATCTTCATTGGTCAGCCAGTGATGAAG atttcatgtttttcttttaattttccaGAGTTTCCTAAAATAGTAGACATTGCTTTATCAAATGAAGCCATTGAGACGTGGAAAAAACTGAACAACGGCAACACCACGGCAAACACCAACATTAGACTTCTGAACGCCATTGAGAATATAAGTGAACGTCTCATAAACATGTTTCAAATTAATCAAACATACATTCAGCTGATCAGAACTCTAGTAAGTAACTCATTCAGTGTAACATCAATATTGCCAAACTCAACTACTGAGATTGTGATACCACAGCTTCCTGAGATGACCACAGCAACCATCCTAATCTTCACTACTCTTGACAAAATCCTTCCAACCCGTAAAATTTCTAATTATAACAGCAGCAGGGAATCAGATCAGCTTATCAATGGTGACGTGGTTGTTGTTAAAGTTGATAAGCAAGTTAACAACATTTCTTTTGCGTTTGGCATTACCAATCAATCTTTGGGAAATCCTCAGTGTGTCTTTTGGAACTTTCACCTTGACGCATGGGATTCCACTGGATGTGAAGTAAAGCAAGTAGGAAATGACTCTGGCATAATTACATGTGAATGCAACCACACAACCTCTTTTTCAATTCTAATGTCACCATTTGACATTGACAGACTAGTCTTAGCCTATATAACTTACATTGGAGTATCTATTTCAATGGCCAGCTTGATTTTATGCCTCATTATTGAAGCTATTGTTTGGAAATCAGTGACATCAACCAGAGGTGTCAGAAATGACACCTCCTATATTCGACATGTCTCCTTAGTCAACATTGCCATGTCATTACTGATAGCAAACATCTGTTTTTTCATTGAAGCTGCAATCTCAGATGAAGACATGCCAACCCATGCGGATCGCTGCAGTCCAGTGGTTTTCTTTATGCACTTTTTTTACCTGGCTCTTTTCTTCTGGATGTTAATTTCAGGGATGCTTCTCTTATACATGATAGTCATGGTATTTTTCCACTTGTCAATTATCATAATGATGATCATTGCCTTTACAGTTGGTTACGGCGCACCTTTGCTCATAGCAGCCATTACTGTTGCGTCGACAGCTGGAGCTCAGAATTATGTTTCCAAACAAGCATGCTGGCTGAACTGGGATGAATCTAGGGCTCTGCTGGCATTTGTGATTCCAGCTCTCACTATTGTAGCCATAAACCTTGTGGTTTTGGTTGTGGTTCTGTACAAGATGTTGAGAAGAGGAGTTGTTGGCGCAACGCAAACAGATGAGAAACGTACATTTTTTGTCGTTGTCCGATGTGTGGCCTTTTTGACTCCTCTTTTTGGTCTAACATGGGGATTTGGAATTGGAACCATGGTGTCACGTAAATTAGGCGTTCATGTGGTGTTCACACTCCTCAATTCTTTCCAG GGATTATTTGTTCTGCTGTTTGGGACCATTTTAGACAGCAAG GTTCGAGAGTCACTACGAGGAAAACTGCTATTAGAGAAAATCACTTCCCGTTTTACCAAg AGCACCAGTGAAGGAGCATCATCTTCAGCTAGACAAGAGACACCACAGAGGA ATGTGAACAATGTGCCTGATTCCCACAATTCCTCCAGACTTGCTTCAGTGGGCACCAATGGCTCATATTCAGATGTAGACACCCAGTTGTAG